AGGCCATCGGCATGACGGAACTTCTCGACGACCCCCGCTTCGCCACCGGCGCCTCGCGCTACGCCAACGACCAAGCCCTGATCAAGCTGATGAACCAGCGCCTCAGAACCCAGCCCCGGGCCCACTGGGCCGAGCGCCTCGACGCCGCCGGCGTGCCCAACGCGCCGCTGCAGGACCTGGCCCAGGCCGTGGCCCACGAGCAGACCGCGGCCTCCGGCATCCTGCAGACCAGCCCCGACGGCGGCTATCGCGTGGTCGGCCTGCCGCTCAAGTTCGACGGCGTCCGGCCCGCCTTCCAGCGCCCGGCTCCGGCGCTCGGCGAGGCCGACGAGGAGCTGCTTTGAAATGGCGACAGGCGGGTCCGCTGGCGGATCAAAAAGCGGTCGTTCGCTCAGCGCACCTCGAAACGAGGTGCGTGACCCCTTTTGAGTAGAGAATCATCATCGCCAAGCACATATTCGTTTTGTATATATCAAATTATTGAACACCAATATCAATGAGAGTATGATCTCGCGGTATTCCGGGTCATTTTGGTGTAGTCCGAACAACAGAAGTTAGAAACTCGATATGGGGAGGATCACATGCGCGTATTCAATATCCTTGTTGCGGCGTTGGCAGCGGTTGTTCTTCTGGCAAATGGCGCGAATGCCGGTGAGCGCTATGGGAAGTAGAAAGTCGTTTACCATATCAACTACGTCGGCGGCGACAAGGACAAGAAATACAGTGGCGCCATGCGCAACATTCAGAACCACATCAATGCGGTTGGCGCCGACAATATGGACATCAAGGTTGTCCTTCATGGCAACGGTTTGGGATTATTGATGAACGCCAAAACCAACGAAAAACTCCAAGGCGCGGTCGCTAGCCTAAAATCCCAGAACGTCGATTTTCAAGTCTGCGCCAACACCTTGAAGGGACGAAAAATCAGTTACGACAATGATCTGTTCAATGTCTTCAAAGAGGATATCGTACCGAGCGGGGTCGCGGAACTCACGCATCTACAGCAGATGGGATACACCTACATCAAACCGTAGGACGGTAACATATGCGAACCTATGAGGGCGGCGCCCCGGCAATGGGTGCCGCCCTCTTTCGAGGATCTTTATCTACTTTCAGAAGTCAACCGGACGATCAGGCGCCTGAGCGCTGTCAGCGAATCATGGTCTCGGGGATAAACATAATGATCTGGGGGAAGGCCAGCAGGATGGCGACGTTGACCAGGGCGACGCTGACGAACCAGCCGCAACCGCGGAACATGTCGCCCATCTTGACGTTGGGTGCCACGCCCTTGAGGACGTAGACGTTGAGGCCGGAAAAGGCTAACGCCATGGTGCAACCATTTTCTCACGGTCCAGATGATTCCCGGGCGACTCGCTGAGACAAGAGGCTTGGGTTGCCGGCTTTGACGACATCTCCTGGGTACCTTCCAAACGCCGGACGACACCTGTTGAGATCATCCGCCCAGTTTAAACATCGTCTCCGGAATGAACAGGATGATCTGGGGGAAAGCCAGCAGGATGGCGACGTTGACCAGGTCGACGCCGACGAACCAGCCGCAGCCCCGGAACATGTCGCCCATCTTGACGTCGGGGGCGACGCCCTTGAGGACGTAGACGTTGAGGCCGACGGGCGGCGTGATCAGGCCGATCTCGATCATGCGTACCACCAGCACGCCGAAGACGATGGGGTTGATGCCCATTTCCTTGATCGCCGGCAGGATGATGGGCACCGTCAGCAACAGCATGCCGATGCCGTCGAGGAACATGCCCAAGACCAAATAAAGCGCCAGGATGCCGATCAGGATCACCATGGGCGGCAGCTCGGCCCCCACGATGGTCTCGGCCAGGGCCGCCGGCATGCCGGTGAAACCCAGGAAATGGACGAAGATCAAAACCCCCGCGACGATGGCGAAGATCAGCGCGGTGGTCCGCGCCGTCTCCATCAGGGCGTGCTTGAACTTGCCGAAGTTGAGGCGCGGCAGAGCCAGCAGCAGCGCCCCGCCGGCACCCACGGCAGCGGCCTCGCTGGGCGTGGCAATGCCGATGTAGATCGAGCCCATGACCAGGATGACCAGCACGATCATGGCCCAGATGCCCTTTAATGATCCCCAGCGCTCGCGCCAGGTAATTCCCTTGATGGGGGGGCCCAGGGCGGGGTTGACCTTGAAGCGCAGCACCAGCATCACCGAATAGCTGAAGGCTTCCAAAAGCCCCGGCAGGAAGCCCGCGAGCAAGAGCGCGCCGATCGATTCCTCGGCGATGAATCCGTAGATCACCATCAACACCGAGGGCGGGATCATGGTCGCCATGGTGCCGCCGGCGGCGACGCAGCCGGTCGAGACCTTGTCGTCGTAGCCGTAGCGCTTGAGCTCGGGCAGCGCCACCCGGCCCATCACCGCCGCCGCCGCCGTCGAGGCGCCGCAGGCCGCGGCGAAGCCGGCCGAGCCGAAGATGGTGGCGATGGCCAGGCCGCCCGGCA
This Alphaproteobacteria bacterium DNA region includes the following protein-coding sequences:
- a CDS encoding TRAP transporter large permease → MEPVTLGLLALLALTVALMSGMRIAFATALCGFAGLWILRGYTPAATLASMIPHGHLTSYTLLVLPLFILMGFFAYYAGITRDLYWAARQWLGHLPGGLAIATIFGSAGFAAACGASTAAAAVMGRVALPELKRYGYDDKVSTGCVAAGGTMATMIPPSVLMVIYGFIAEESIGALLLAGFLPGLLEAFSYSVMLVLRFKVNPALGPPIKGITWRERWGSLKGIWAMIVLVILVMGSIYIGIATPSEAAAVGAGGALLLALPRLNFGKFKHALMETARTTALIFAIVAGVLIFVHFLGFTGMPAALAETIVGAELPPMVILIGILALYLVLGMFLDGIGMLLLTVPIILPAIKEMGINPIVFGVLVVRMIEIGLITPPVGLNVYVLKGVAPDVKMGDMFRGCGWFVGVDLVNVAILLAFPQIILFIPETMFKLGG